The following coding sequences lie in one Rutidosis leptorrhynchoides isolate AG116_Rl617_1_P2 chromosome 4, CSIRO_AGI_Rlap_v1, whole genome shotgun sequence genomic window:
- the LOC139845559 gene encoding ras-related protein RABA1f-like: protein MAAYRGDDDYDYLFKVVLIGDSGVGKSNLLSRFTRNEFSLESKSTIGVEFATRSIRVDEKVIKAQIWDTAGQERYRAITSAYYRGAVGALLVYDTTRHVTFENVERWLKELRDHSDSNIVIMLVGNKADLRHLRAVSVEDAKAYAEKENTYFMETSALESLNVEDAFTEVLTQIYHVVSRKALDIGNDPGALPNGQTINVGSKDDVSAMKKNGCCST, encoded by the exons ATGGCGGCGTATAGAGGTGACGATGACTACGATTATCTATTCAAAGTGGTTCTGATCGGTGATTCAGGTGTTGGTAAATCAAATCTGCTTTCCAGATTCACTAGAAACGAATTTAGTCTTGAATCAAAGTCAACAATTGGTGTTGAATTCGCTACCAGAAGTATTCGTGTTGATGAGAAAGTCATCAAAGCTCAGATTTGGGATACTGCTGGTCAAGAAAG GTACCGTGCAATCACAAGTGCATACTATAGAGGAGCCGTGGGTGCTTTACTCGTATACGACACCACACGCCACGTCACATTTGAGAACGTTGAGAGATGGTTAAAAGAGCTCCGAGACCACAGTGACTCAAACATTGTGATAATGCTTGTCGGAAACAAGGCAGATTTGCGCCACTTACGTGCAGTTTCTGTAGAGGATGCGAAAGCTTACGCAGAAAAGGAAAACACTTATTTTATGGAGACATCGGCTCTCGAGTCCTTGAATGTCGAGGATGCTTTTACTGAGGTTCTTACCCAAATATACCATGTGGTAAGTCGGAAAGCACTTGACATTGGGAACGATCCTGGAGCGTTGCCTAACGGGCAGACTATTAATGTCGGGTCTAAAGATGATGTTTCTGCCATGAAGAAAAATGGTTGCTGTTCGACTTAA